The genome window GCTTGTAGCATCTGCTGGCCTCATGGGACAAAAATCGGAGCAGCTTCAATCTGGTCGGGGAGCGGAAACTCCAGCACCAGCTCCGCGATCGCCTGAATGCGAGCAAAGTTGGTGACGACACTAGGGACACCTTCTGGGTCAAGGGGCAAATCGATCAAGCTGGCCGCAGCGTGAACGTAATCCGTTGGGTCAATAGTGGCGTTTGACATGGTTTAGTAAGACGTGGCTAAGCCTATAGTAATGAATTTGCGTGATATCTCAGGGCTGGAAAAATAAATCTCGGCGTGGGTAGATGGCTGAATCTTCGCTTCAGAGAGTCAGTATTAAAACCTACAAAAATGCTGTGACGAGCGAA of Trichocoleus sp. FACHB-46 contains these proteins:
- a CDS encoding DUF4089 domain-containing protein; protein product: MSNATIDPTDYVHAAASLIDLPLDPEGVPSVVTNFARIQAIAELVLEFPLPDQIEAAPIFVP